The Rosa chinensis cultivar Old Blush chromosome 7, RchiOBHm-V2, whole genome shotgun sequence DNA segment ctCTGATCCCTTGAGTATTTTACTGCAGATATTGTTTAATACGCAGGCAGcatcttacaaaaaaaaaaggtgtgaaAGGAGGGTTGCAACCTGACAAAGAATGGACGGTAGATGGTTTCATCAAAGAGACTAGGAATATGGTCTCAAATTAAACTATATAATGGTGTTCACATAGCACTACTATTTCAGGTGCACAGTTAGCCGAAAATTATTTTATTGAAACCGAGCTATAATAATAGACTTTATCATATCTAATTCGATCAAATAAACAGTAGTATGGCTTTGTACACTCATTTGTCTCTAACTAACATCCTTAGTCTTGAAAATTCATTAGTAGGCATTTATTCTCTCAAAATCTCTTGAAATAATACTTCATTGCATGCAAGATGAGAACTAGAGGGTGCTACTGTATTGTTAGACTTATACATGTTGaaattagaggtggcaaacggccCGGGctggcccattttaagcgggtcAAGTGGTGTTTCGTGCCGTGTTTGGActggcccatttattatcgtgccgacCTATTTACTTAAATATTAAGCCCGGTTCGGCCCATgacccgagcccatatcgtgccgggtcaataaacgggccgtgctcgtgcctatccactataaagcacgattttaaaatcttaatttgaataaataaaaaataattttatttaactatttagaaaattcaaataaattaagttctacaatgtttttctcaatcttagctttttaagattagttttctaataattttttatattccactacaaaaaagaaagaaagaaagaaaaaataacacaaaatatattgcttttagtatattattgtgagattaatttttgttaatataatgaagatttagtatcatattattctttccttcattctatagttgtattattatgagattagtctttattcataaacatatatttaatatttagaaaaaatacttttatgtcaaaataaggatataatgttttttttcactattttgacaacataaaagaaatagcattggtggaattgtcatgagattttaaataaggaggtctaatattcaaatcttaTCATTatggttttttaatatttttaaaaacaaaatgaaattttgtgtttgaaacGGGCTGACCtaaatatgtcgtgctcggacCGTGTCaggcccattacgggctcgggccaGGTCGGGCCAATGGActaatattcctaggcccaacccggcTCGGGTCGTGctgggccactaacgggcttgggctgTGGTAGACCAGttttaagcgtgccgggcccgtgTCGTGCTCGTGTTTAGCGGCTCGTTTGCCGCCTCTTGTTGAAATTGAAGGCTTACAAGAAGTACAATTAGCAATGTGACTTTTGCCGAATCCCATGAATAAAAACTAGGATTAATTCTAGTTTACCCACTTCAACTTTGGGGCAATCTTCATTTTAGTCCATGGTTTTTTAAATTTCATCAGCTACACCCCTGAGTTTCCAAAATTAATCAACTGTGTACGATTTCGTTAATTCCGTCCAAATTTTCTGTCAATTACTGACATGGCAGGAAATGGGTAGGAGAAACGGGCCCACAGGAAGGGCAAAATGGATATTTTGTATCTGTTaccaacaaaagcaaaaaacaTCCTAGTAATCAAATACAACCATACTTTTTCCCCTCCAAAGAGCATCTTCTATTACATATTCAGATAGGAGGAAGAAAAGTTCACTTTTTTGGGGTAAGTTGGGCATATGAACACTGATATTGTAATAACCAAACATAGAGTTTAAAAAGCTGTAAAATAACACAACCTACTCTTCATTAATAATAGGAATAATACTGATTGTCTAAAGAATTAGCAGCCAATAAAGATGCATTTCACTGTTTTACAtccaaacaacaaaaaaagaagttggAAATAGTTGCTTTGTTCAGATTAGCTCTAATCATCATAACAAAAGATTAGAGCCAGCAACCTTGTGACACAGCACAAGGTTGCACAAAATAATGCAACACTTCATCAATTGATATAAAATAACCTGGCTTGCTAATCCCAGCCTCCTAGGTCTATTTTCCGGCCTCATTTCTAGCTTTAATCCTCTGTGATGATCTTGTTGGTGTTAAAGACTTTGCAGAGGTAGAAGCTTTATTGTTTGCTGTAGCAGCACGGGTAGTGGTTGAAGTTGTGCTcgattttgttgttgctttagCAGTGGTTGATTTTGCAGTAGCAAAAGCTGCTGCCTTATGTGCATCCCTCTTTTTCTACAGTAAGACATTAAACCACAAATTAGAAACCTTGGTTTTTCAGCAGCCACTACAATTTACAGAAACCACAATAACCAAAACATATAATAATTCCAACACACAGCCCCAACAAATTACCTTCATCTTGTCTGCTTTCTGTATAACTTTGGTCCTAAGCTCGTTCTTTATCAGAGGAGGCTTTTTTATTCCCTTAGCCTACATTCAAATGTACAGTTGTCATATTACAGATATAAACAAGTTGAACAATATAAAGCAAACATATCCTAAACTTGAAATACCTTGGATTGAGATGAGGTGCCCTCTCCGGTGTCTAGCTTCCTCTTTTTGCTCATCTTCTCCTTAGGTAGCAAGTGCCTATGGCAGGTCTTGACATTGTGCCCCAAAAACCCATAGCTGCTGCACTTCAATGATTTCTGTACTCTTCCCAGCTTGGTTCCCTCATTAGCTTTCTTTGAAGTATCCTTAATTCTCTTGGTTTTTGGCCTACTAGGCTGTCTGTTGTATTGAGGAGGAAGAATTGCAGCATCATCAGTCCTTTCCCAAAGATCCATTCCATTTACATGGCTAATGGTGTTTGAGTAGATGGCCAAGTATGTCTTTGTCCAGTAGAAAGTATCAACATAATCCTTAGGTTTTTCCCTCATGTAGTGGATGGCAGATACAACATGTTTGCAAGGGATCCCACTCAAATCCCATCTCCTACAAGCACAACTCTTTCTCTCAATATCAACTATATGTCTTGCTCCTCCAATGCTTTCCACTTCGATTTTTGAGCTTCCTGAACCAAATGGAATGCAGTGTGTGGCAGCTTTCAGTTTGTTCTTCTCCAGTATTTCTCTTGGCTTGGGGCAGATGGTATCCTGAACCTTCATCATCTTGTCCCTCCTAATGTGAATCCTCTTCATCAACTTGATCCTCATTTCCTCAAACATGCTGATTACAGGTTTGAATCTTGCAGCAGTATGAAGGCATTGAAGCTAGCTTTCACTAAATTGTTGAGTAGAATGTCACATTTAAGCACTGTTTTGAAATGTGACCTAGACTAGTGCTTTGCAGGTCTTTCAGGCTCTATAAAACGCACAACATTGGCAGTTAATGTATTAAAAATTCAATGTCAAGAATATAAAGAACATGAAGTGATAATAATGGTAGCATTACAAACCTGTGAGATAGTTataagcctctaactccatttGGTTCTTTAGGACCATCTCCTTAGTAAAGTGAGCCATTATGGTTGACTTTGCGATGGCCCATAATTGGTCCTTTAAAGCTTTCCCTGGAAACTTCTTGTTGAAATTCGTCCATAAATGTCTTACACAGAACCTGTGCTCCGCACTTGGCAAAACCACCTTAAATGCTGGTAAAAGGCCCTTTTGTTTATCAGATATAAAGGTCCACCCAGCTCCATCACTCCTAATGTCCAAGTCATTAGCCAACAACTCCAGAAACCATATCCAACTATCCTTACACTCCTGCTCCACCATTGCATAACCAACTACCCAAGTATTGTTGTTAGCATCCACTCCAACCGCTGACAAAAGTTGACCTCCATAAGGACTCTTCAGATGACAACCATCTAGTACTATCAATGACCTACAACTTGCTTTAAATCCCTTCTTCAGTGCACCAAGACAAAAATACATCCTCTTGAAAACAGGTTTCTGGCCAGGTTATTGAAGTCGCACTGGATGTCCATTGTTGTGCTTGGATTAACCCTCTTCAACTCTGCTGCATAGTCATTCACCCTTGAATACTACTCTGCATGTAATCGCTCAAGTATACTTAATGCAGCCTTCTTAGTTCTATATGCTTGCTGAACTGAGACTCTTGCTTGCACTTTTGCTGACATAGTTTAGGCTAGAGATTCTGTGGCACAAAAGGGTTAAAGGCAATAGAATGTGCTATTGTAAATAAAGCTTAGTAAGTAAAGGCATTGAATTAAATTGATCAAGTCTTGGGGAAACTACCTGTGGACCAATCAGGGTTAAGCTTTATTTGATCAATAAACTTTTCAGTCAGGTAAGGGGTCCTAACCATGCTATTATCTAGCACCCTTGCACAGTTGTGTTGACCATTGTATGTCTTGATCATTAGAGCGTCTTCATGCTGCATCTTAGAGGCATAAAGCTCGAAGgggcagttttctgctttgcaaaTCACCCTCACCCTCACTTTATCACTCTTCACAAACATGGCCTCCCAACCCTTTTGTATTGCCTTCTCCCTTACAGCAGCTCTCAATATCTTAGCAAATGCAAACCTCATACCCTTACAAAACTGAGGGTTCCCCATGTTTGTCTTGGGGTTGAACTCTGGAAACCTTTGCATATCATCTCCCTCATCATCTGAGTTTGCTTCATGACCAATCCCCTCTTCATCAGAGTCCAGAGCCCCATACATTGGCTCATTATCTTCAACCTCCATGTTCTCATCCACATCAACACTTGTTCCAACACTAGCTTGCTCATATGACTTtgcctctttcttctttcccttcCTATCTCCAGCACTTGTTCCTACATCCTCAGTAGCTTGCTCATGCTTGTCCACACTCTCTTCAGATTCCATATAATCTAGCCAGTTATCATCAACACCATAATTAGCATAGTCTTCATCATCCCTACATGGATCATAGTCTACATCCTCACTAGCATCATCTTCACTGCTCATAGGGTCCCCATGTAACACCTTGCATCACTGACATCTATGTCTACTGTTACTGTatgtgaccgaggggtctaattaactataaatagagagagagagagagacacacacacacacacacaaaagaaGTATAGTTGTTCGTCTCcagccttagcgggagactatgtctacttgaaagcttaactatgtgtgttgggccttgcgtcccaagaggattacatgagatataatgggatgttgagtaagtggaaagaagtctccttttataggggatgGAGGCTCTTTCCTTTACAtattttccaatgtgggataagaAACCACTATTttagtctagaaagccatattgtggaggcatgttggcaaggtcgGGAATGTGGCTTCCTAGCGAGGTATTGGTCGCTTCTgtctaccgtggcgtagcttggacatcgagctatgagatgcatgtctcggttgggccccaccatggcttgtgggccccctaagaaggtgttacttatgcttggtgagatagcaaattagTCATGCTAATGaaaggtatctacaagtccccgaagtccccaagtaagaggtaGGGTTGGGCTTGGGTCGAGCCGGGCCCGAAAATCAGTAAGACCGAGACCGAGACTGGAATTATCGGTTCGGGCCAGTTCGGGCTTTTTTCGAAATCAAAACCGATAGAAACTGAACCCATTCGGGCAGGTTCGGTCTTTCGGGCTTTTTGGGCCCAATTTTCAGTTCAACAAACTTTGCATGTTTTCCCTGTTTTCCAAACTGCAGTTCTGCACTTCTAGTACCTGGAAGACTAGAAATCTAGAATGCATATCCAAATATCCAATTATCTCATTAACATAACAATTAATAAATTCAATAATCATGCATTATTAcaagtttatactttatagctTACAACACAAACTCACAAATACATTGTCTGATTGTCCATTGTCCAACAGAAAGAAATCCAAATTTAAACCATGtgttcaatcaattgaaattcaaattttaaatggtactacaagtctacaactgcaagtctgcaacacAAAGTCACAAACAGGAACACAATTTCCAGTTTTGCACAAATACCTGCTCGGCCGACTCCCTTGCTCAACAGCTCCAGAACTCCATGACAAGTTATCTCCTGTGTTCAACATAAAGTAATTTTATCTCatacatttcaatttcattcacAGATCAAGAGGATTGAAAAAGTCAAATTGAAAACCCTTAAATCTAGATTACTTACCGAACTGAGTTGCGAGGAGCATCGATGGCGACGGCGACTGGAGAATCGAACTTCTGGAGCTTCGCATCCAATCAAGGAGTCGTTGGCGGAGGAGGATTTCTGATTTCGGAGACGGAGAGTGGTGCAGCAGCTGGTAATGGacggaaagagagagagagagagagagagtgagtgagacAAGGTTGAGACCGTGAAGGAGGGACTGAGTCACTGAAAGGGAGAATCTGAGATGGTATCGAGTATCGACTCGATCTCGATACTATCGAGAGAGACTGAGAAAGGGAGGCTGAGGTGAGTGAGGTCGGGTTACTCGATCTGCTTTAGCGTTTTAgggttgttattattatttttttaatacttaACATATTATTATATCACCCAATCAATGACTGACATATGGCAACTGATACAAGattcgggtcggttcgggcCTTCGGTCCCTGAAAATTTGAagcccgagaccgaaccgattaTATGAATTCGGGTCGTGCTTTGGACCGAACTGAAAATTCCTATattaaaaccgaaccgaatcgggctttttcCCTTGGTTCGGGTCTGGTcctcggtctttcgggtccggatgcccagccctactaagaggagcttcttggttgggaagttataaacatgatgtcatcaagcataagtaacactcaAGAGGCGTCTAGCCCTTACAAGTACCCGAACTCTAGCGGAAGATGTCAAACATCTCAGCTTCATAATCTTCTCTTTCTTGTTGTTCTACAACTTTTTGTTTCCCTTTGTCTTTGTTGTCACATACTGCAACCTTGCTTGCTTG contains these protein-coding regions:
- the LOC112176210 gene encoding uncharacterized protein LOC112176210, whose amino-acid sequence is MRIKLMKRIHIRRDKMMKVQDTICPKPREILEKNKLKAATHCIPFGSGSSKIEVESIGGARHIVDIERKSCACRRWDLSGIPCKHVVSAIHYMREKPKDYVDTFYWTKTYLAIYSNTISHVNGMDLWERTDDAAILPPQYNRQPSRPKTKRIKDTSKKANEGTKLGRVQKSLKCSSYGFLGHNVKTCHRHLLPKEKMSKKRKLDTGEGTSSQSKAKGIKKPPLIKNELRTKVIQKADKMKKKRDAHKAAAFATAKSTTAKATTKSSTTSTTTRAATANNKASTSAKSLTPTRSSQRIKARNEAGK